A DNA window from Arachis duranensis cultivar V14167 chromosome 3, aradu.V14167.gnm2.J7QH, whole genome shotgun sequence contains the following coding sequences:
- the LOC127745572 gene encoding uncharacterized protein LOC127745572 has translation MTLKHNISGQSILEELRRQSEDINLSSEDGLEQIRLNDDGDEISETEMLNQSGGDLPERAAPKNKRDENEPLLVKVKVVLASQSASLEGQYAEVLAVHRNSMLQN, from the exons ATGACGCTTAAACATAATATCTCCGGACAGTCAATCCTCGAAGAGTTACGAAGACAAAGTGAAGACATAAACTTGAGTTCGGAAGATGGGTTGGAACAAATTAGGCTCAATGATGATGGGGATGAAATTTCAGAGACGGAGATGTTAAATCAAAGTGGTGGTGATCTACCAGAACGTGCTGCACctaagaataaaagagatgaaaatgagCCACTGCTTGTGAAAGTTAAAG TGGTTTTGGCAAGTCAAAGCGCATCTTTGGAAGGGCAATATGCGGAGGTTCTAGCAGTGCATCGCAACAGTATGTTGCAGAATTAG
- the LOC107477483 gene encoding cytokinin dehydrogenase 6: MNIIAFLRSFTILFLSCVTIITRFDWCFSSITTSSFSLNAVGGGHFSFDETSLRNAAKDFGNRFQYQPIAVMNPESVSDIANTIKHVWLMGPTSHLTVAARGHAHSLQGQAQAPNGIVINMESLKLPGMHLHLGADSDSDSDSPYVDVSGGELWINILHETLRFGLTPRSWTDYLHLTVGGTLSNAGVSGQAFRHGPQISNVQQLEIVTGTGQVVNCSKDENGELFHSVLGGLGQFGIITRARILLEPAPTMVKWIRVLYSDFTAFTRDQEKLISSENNNAFDYIEGFVIINRTGLLNNWRSTFNPQDPIQANQFKSDGRTLFCLELAKYFNPQDIDFVNEEVEKHLSYLHYIESTLFLTEVTYVEFLDRVHVSELKLRTKGLWDVPHPWLNLFVPRSNIHKFAEVVFGNILTETSNGPVLIYPVNKSKWDNRSSVVTPDEEVFYLVGILASAVGDSSGNDGIEHIEGENRRILEYCERNNLGVKQYLPHYNTQEEWKAHFGPKWESFLQRKSVYDPLAILAPGQRIFQKAINFS, translated from the exons atgaatattATTGCGTTCCTTAGAAGCTTCACAATCTTGTTCCTTAGTTGTGTAACCATTATCACTAGGTTTGATTGGTGCTTTTCAAGCATCacaacttcttctttttctttgaatgcaGTTGGTGGTGGACACTTCAGTTTTGATGAAACTAGCCTCAGAAATGCAGCTAAAGACTTTGGAAACAGGTTCCAATACCAACCAATAGCAGTTATGAATCCAGAATCAGTTTCTGACATTGCCAACACCATCAAGCATGTGTGGCTCATGGGACCCACTTCTCACCTAACTGTTGCCGCAAGAGGCCATGCCCACTCTCTCCAAGGTCAGGCTCAAGCTCCCAATGGAATTGTCATCAACATGGAATCTCTTAAGCTACCTGGAATGCACCTACATCTAGGAGCAGATTcagattctgattctgattctccTTATGTTGATGTTTCCGGTGGTGAGTTGTGGATAAACATCTTGCATGAGACTCTTAGGTTTGGTTTAACACCGAGATCATGGACAGACTATTTACATCTTACCGTCGGCGGCACGCTCTCCAATGCCGGCGTAAGCGGCCAGGCGTTCCGCCACGGTCCTCAGATCAGTAATGTTCAGCAGCTTGAGATTGTTACAG GAACAGGGCAAGTGGTAAACTGCTCCAAGGATGAGAATGGTGAACTGTTTCACAGTGTGTTAGGGGGTCTTGGGCAGTTTGGCATTATAACAAGGGCAAGAATTTTACTTGAACCAGCACCTACCATGGTGAAATGGATCAGAGTGTTGTATTCAGATTTCACAGCATTCACAAGAGACCAAGAGAAACTGATATCTTCAGAGAACAATAATGCATTTGATTACATTGAAGGTTTTGTGATAATAAACAGAACTGGTCTCCTAAATAATTGGAGATCAACCTTTAATCCTCAAGATCCAATTCAAGCTAATCAGTTCAAGTCAGATGGAAGAACCCTCTTCTGCCTAGAATTAGCCAAGTATTTCAATCCACAAGATATCGATTTCGTAAACGAG GAAGTTGAGAAGCATTTGTCTTATCTGCACTATATTGAATCAACACTGTTCCTAACGGAAGTAACATATGTAGAGTTCTTAGACAGAGTGCATGTATCAGAGTTGAAGCTCCGTACAAAAGGGTTGTGGGATGTTCCACACCCATGGCTCAATCTCTTTGTACCAAGAAGCAATATACACAAGTTTGCAGAAGTTGTCTTTGGGAATATCCTAACTGAAACCAGCAATGGCCCTGTCCTTATCTATCCAGTAAATAAATCAAA GTGGGACAATAGAAGCTCAGTTGTGACACCAGATGAAGAAGTGTTTTACTTAGTGGGAATTTTAGCATCTGCAGTGGGAGATTCAAGTGGAAATGATGGGATAGAGCACATAGAAGGTGAGAACAGAAGGATATTGGAGTACTGTGAAAGAAACAATCTTGGAGTGAAGCAGTACTTGCCCCACTATAACACACAGGAGGAATGGAAGGCCCACTTTGGTCCAAAGTGGGAGTCTTTTCTGCAAAGAAAATCTGTTTATGACCCTTTGGCTATTCTGGCTCCAGGCCAAAGAATATTTCAAAAAGCAATAAACTTCTCATGa
- the LOC107477484 gene encoding probable glycerol-3-phosphate dehydrogenase [NAD(+)] 1, cytosolic, whose protein sequence is MRFTTKISGYTRSLVVNNHRHLYCKPCALSLSFGTNTNQSKMNHTENSNSNGSLHNVNGGGLELKLDELRQLMGKVDGDPLRIVGVGAGAWGSVFTAMLQEAYGSLREKVLIRIWRRPGRMVDKATAQHLFEVINSREDVLRRLIRRCAYLKYVEARLGDRFLYADEILKDGFCLNMIDTPLCPLKVVTNLQEAVWDADIVINGLPSTETSEVFEEISKYWKERITVPVIISLAKGVEAELGSEPRIITPTLMINRATGVPIENILYLGGPNIASEIYNKEYANARICGAEKWRKPLAKFLRQPHFIVWDNGDLVTHEVMGGLKNVYAIGAGMVAALTNESATSKSVYFAHCTSEMIFITHLLAEEPEKLAGPLLADTYVTLLKGRNAWYGQKLAKGELSLEMGDSIKGKGMIQGISAVKAFYELLSQSSLNVLNPEENKHVAPVELCPILKMLYRILITRESPVQAILQALRDETMNDPRDRIEIAQSQVFYRPSLLGQNP, encoded by the exons ATGAGATTTACCACCAAAATTTCTGGGTATACTAGATCTTTGGTTGTCAACAATCATAGGCATTTATACTGTAAGCCTTGTGCTCTTTCTTTGTCGTTTGGAACAAATACGAATCAATCAAAGATGAATCACactgaaaattcaaattcaaatggATCTCTTCATAATGTAAATGGTGGTGGTTTGGAATTGAAGCTTGATGAGCTTCGTCAGCTTATGGGGAAAGTGGATGGTGATCCATTGAGAATAGTTGGTGTTGGAGCTGGTGCTTGGGGTAGTGTCTTCACAGCTATGTTGCAAGAAGCTTATGGTTCCTTAAGGGAAAAAGTTCTTATAAGGATATGGAGGAGACCGGGGAGGATGGTTGATAAGGCCACTGCTCAGCACTTGTTTGAGGTTATCAATTCAAGGGAGGATGTATTGAGGAGGCTAATTAGGAGGTGTGCCTATTTGAAATATGTCGAGGCGAGGTTAGGGGATAGGTTTCTTTATGCTGATGAGATCTTGAAAGATGGGTTCTGCTTGAACATGATTGACACACCTCTTTGCCCTCTCAAGGTTGTCACCAATTTGCAGGAAGCTGTGTGGGATGCTGACATTGTGATCAATGGCTTGCCTTCGACGGAAACAAGCGAGGTTTTTGAAGAGATTAGTAAGTACTGGAAAGAGAGGATCACAGTTCCTGTCATTATATCATTGGCAAAGGGTGTGGAGGCCGAATTAGGTAGCGAGCCGCGAATAATAACTCCGACTCTTATGATCAATCGAGCAA CCGGAGTCCCCATTGAGAACATCCTTTATTTGGGAGGACCTAACATTGCCTCAGAAATTTACAACAAAGAATATGCAAATGCTCGGATATGTGGAGCAGAGAAATGGCGGAAACCATTGGCAAAGTTTCTGAGGCAGCCCCATTTTATAGTATGGGATAATGGTGACCTTGTTACTCATGAAGTTATGGGTGGATTAAAGAATGTATACGCCATTGGAGCAG GAATGGTAGCTGCTTTGACAAATGAAAGTGCCACCAGCAAATCGGTCTACTTTGCTCATTGCACATCGGAGATGATTTTCATCACTCATCTATTGGCAGAAGAGCCAGAGAAACTTGCAGGACCTCTCTTGGCCGATACCTATGTAACGTTGTTGAAAGGTCGTAATGCTTGGTATGGACAAAAGTTGGCCAAAGGAGAGTTGAGCCTCGAAATGGGCGACAGCATCAAGGGCAAGGGGATGATTCAG GGAATCTCAGCAGTTAAAGCATTTTACGAGCTACTTAGTCAGTCCAGCTTAAATGTCCTAAATCCAGAAGAAAACAAGCATGTTGCCCCAGTGGAGCTTTGTCCCATCTTGAAGATGTTATATAGAATACTGATTACAAG GGAATCTCCAGTACAAGCCATCCTTCAAGCGTTGCGAGATGAGACCATGAACGATCCGCGTGACCGTATTGAGATTGCTCAAAGCCAAGTGTTTTATAGGCCGTCTCTTCTTGGTCAGAACCCTTAG